One genomic segment of Solibacillus sp. FSL W7-1436 includes these proteins:
- a CDS encoding YqaI family protein has product MMQACNECSRFECDCEVLTLDIYGTEIVPGEEYILNNFDEAIHKDNVIRYLIEDGTHQLKTR; this is encoded by the coding sequence ATGCAAGCGTGCAACGAATGCAGCCGTTTTGAATGTGATTGCGAAGTATTAACACTGGACATTTACGGTACCGAAATCGTACCAGGTGAGGAATACATCCTCAATAACTTTGATGAAGCCATCCACAAGGATAATGTCATTCGTTATCTGATTGAAGATGGTACGCATCAATTAAAAACTCGCTAG